In the Candidatus Nanopelagicales bacterium genome, one interval contains:
- a CDS encoding alpha/beta fold hydrolase: MPDPVVNADFRTPVGWGSGHLQTVRSKVVRRRYELHRYGSQRATLVDLDDGTGDQLIVQLHRARQVPDGDRRRGLVVLIHGLGGSAESDYVRASALGLLAAGFNVARVDLRSAGQSGGTSAHMYHAGKTEDVRAVLRHLADVPEARDNEPLAPTLAVMGFSLGGAAALKLLGEPLDGLPVFAGVAVSAPLDLTVGAGFLSNATFGLYEKYILSALRRDSLRSAPGGRPRVTEQERRGIERARSLPEFDDVLTAPRNGWRDSAEYYEVNSCNQFLGTITVPTLVIHSVDDPMIPASPYEAIDWHALAVSGPVRRAITARGGHVGFHELGNPLPWYVGQATQFLTAQVPTRQL, encoded by the coding sequence GTGCCAGATCCCGTGGTGAACGCCGACTTCCGCACTCCGGTCGGGTGGGGCTCGGGGCACCTGCAGACGGTGCGCAGCAAGGTGGTCCGGCGGCGCTACGAACTGCACCGGTACGGCAGCCAACGCGCCACGCTCGTGGACCTGGATGACGGCACGGGTGATCAGTTGATCGTCCAGTTGCACCGAGCGCGGCAGGTGCCCGACGGCGACCGGCGCCGAGGTCTGGTGGTGTTGATCCACGGTCTGGGTGGGTCCGCGGAGTCTGACTATGTGCGGGCGAGCGCGCTGGGATTGTTGGCCGCAGGCTTCAACGTTGCCCGTGTCGACCTGCGCAGCGCCGGGCAGTCCGGCGGAACGAGCGCGCACATGTACCACGCCGGAAAGACCGAGGACGTCCGTGCCGTACTGCGCCACCTGGCCGACGTGCCCGAAGCCCGCGACAACGAGCCCCTGGCTCCCACGCTCGCGGTGATGGGGTTCTCGCTGGGGGGCGCCGCCGCGCTGAAGCTCCTCGGAGAGCCGCTGGACGGCCTGCCGGTGTTCGCGGGGGTGGCCGTGTCCGCGCCGCTGGATCTGACGGTGGGAGCCGGGTTCCTGAGCAATGCCACGTTCGGCCTGTACGAGAAGTACATCCTGTCGGCCCTGCGGCGTGATTCGCTGCGGTCCGCACCGGGTGGTCGACCCCGGGTCACCGAGCAGGAACGGCGGGGCATCGAGCGCGCCCGGAGCCTGCCCGAGTTCGACGATGTGCTCACGGCGCCGCGCAATGGATGGCGTGACTCGGCGGAGTACTACGAGGTCAACTCATGCAACCAGTTCCTCGGAACCATCACCGTTCCGACGCTGGTGATCCACTCCGTGGATGACCCGATGATCCCGGCGTCGCCCTACGAAGCGATCGACTGGCACGCCCTCGCGGTGTCGGGCCCGGTGCGACGCGCGATCACCGCGCGGGGGGGCCACGTGGGGTTCCACGAACTCGGCAACCCGCTGCCCTGGTACGTCGGGCAGGCCACCCAGTTCCTGACCGCGCAGGTACCGACCCGCCAACTCTGA
- a CDS encoding thioesterase family protein, whose product MTDAFFLPVGPAFPPVGPAFLPVGPAFHPVGPARFEPTEHVVGPWSPDFMHGGPPSALLAHEIAAQTAGQSVPTDALMTRLTVEFLKPVPIGEVTVDVSLSRPGRRVAMADAELAVDGETVLIARAWLSRLEPTPVPDTETEPPPPPAEFRTFDSAGWNPGYLQAIEWAWVEGAFETPGPATAWTRSRLPLVADRELAPLERVLLVADSGSGLSAVANPRDLIFVNTELTVHLTRAPVGTDVWMRSQSFLDPQGVGLATTVLGDADGRIGVGNQSLFVAATPGP is encoded by the coding sequence ATGACTGACGCCTTCTTCCTCCCGGTTGGCCCGGCCTTCCCCCCGGTTGGCCCGGCCTTCCTCCCGGTTGGTCCGGCCTTCCACCCGGTTGGCCCGGCGCGTTTCGAGCCCACGGAGCACGTGGTGGGACCGTGGAGTCCGGACTTCATGCACGGTGGTCCACCGAGCGCGCTACTCGCCCACGAGATCGCCGCACAAACCGCTGGGCAATCCGTCCCGACGGACGCGCTGATGACGCGCCTGACGGTGGAGTTCCTCAAGCCGGTTCCCATCGGGGAGGTGACCGTCGATGTGTCGCTCAGCCGTCCGGGGCGCCGAGTGGCGATGGCCGACGCCGAACTCGCGGTCGACGGCGAGACGGTTCTGATCGCCAGGGCGTGGCTGAGCCGGCTCGAGCCCACACCGGTGCCGGACACGGAAACCGAGCCGCCACCGCCCCCGGCCGAGTTCCGGACCTTCGACTCCGCCGGGTGGAATCCCGGCTACCTGCAGGCCATCGAGTGGGCGTGGGTGGAGGGCGCCTTCGAGACGCCTGGCCCGGCGACCGCGTGGACGCGCAGCCGATTGCCGCTGGTTGCCGATCGGGAGTTGGCTCCGCTGGAGCGTGTGTTGCTCGTCGCGGACTCCGGCAGTGGGCTCTCGGCCGTGGCCAATCCCCGGGACCTGATCTTCGTCAACACCGAGCTCACCGTCCACCTCACCCGCGCGCCTGTGGGCACTGACGTGTGGATGCGGTCGCAGTCGTTCCTCGATCCGCAGGGCGTGGGTCTGGCGACCACCGTCCTGGGTGACGCCGACGGCCGCATCGGAGTGGGCAACCAGTCGCTGTTCGTGGCTGCCACGCCCGGTCCCTGA